AACGTCGATAATGTTTGGAATTCTAATTATCAGGCTATTCAGGATTACCCCATGCCAGGAATTGCTTTTAAGTTCTCACTGCTTTATAATGTTTTCTGAAAAATCACCTGTGAACTAAGTTCACGATGACCTTTTAAACAAAAACTATTATTTATCGTTTATTATCTGACAATTAGATCCAATTATTAATTATTAATTTAAGGAGCAATGGAACATAATGTAAAAATTTCGTGGGCTGGGGATATGAGTTTCGAAGCGGATATATATGGTCATAAAGTAATTATGGATGCGTCAGATGAAGCAGGAGGGAAGGGTCGGGGACCACGTCCAAAGCCGCTATCACTGGCATCGCTTGGAGGATGCACAGGAATGGATGTGGTTTCCATTCTTGATAAAATGAAAGCCAAACCCGAATCTTTCACCCTGTCAGTCACAGCCGAACTTTCAGATGATTATCCCAAAATCTATAAAAAAATTCATATTATTTATTTATTAAAAGGGAAGAACCTGTCACTGGATAAAGTTATGAAAGCTGTCAGCCTTTCACAGGAAAAGTATTGTGGAGTCTCTGCCATGCTCCGCAAGGCAGCTGAAATTTCATACGAAATAAAAATTGAAGAATGATGACTTTGATCATTGATCATTGATCACTGTTTTTACAACTTCAAGGAACTCACTGAGTATCATAGCCGTTGCTCCCCATATAGTCACACCGTTAAGTTCAAAACATGGAACGGTGATTTTAACGTTATGGACTTCAATCTCTTTTCTAATCATGTTCCGGTCATCCAATAAGTCCATCAGATTGACTTCAATGATCCTGTCGACCTCATTTTCATCTGCCCTAAATGCTGGTTTATCCGAAATGGCTCCAACAACAGGAAAAACATTAAAATTGCTTGGAGGAATATAAAGATTTGTAAGATGACCAAGTATTCTGATTTCACTAATGTTAACGCCAATTTCTTCATTAGCTTCCCGCAGGGCGGTATCAAAAAGTGTGATATCACAGCTTTCATGGCGACCACCTGGAAAGCTGACCTGTCTGCTATGCACTCCACTGTTATCAGGCCTGAGGATGAAGACGGTTTTTATAAGATGGTCATCTGGAAAAAGAAGGATAAGAATGCTGCTTTCCATAGCCAGTGACGCATCTGTCATTTCCCGTATCCATTTTAATCTCGATTCTGAAGCCATCTTCAAATGGGCAAAAAGCCCTGGCAAGGGTTCTTTTAACTTTTCTTCAAGGCGATCAATGAAAATATTAAACATGATGATATTATCCGTTTGTTACAAAAATACTGTATTTAAACCTTTAATGCGATTAACGGATTATGTTATCACTATAACATGATTTTGAGTAATTTTGTCTTAAGAAAACGAAAGATTCTGATTTTTAATTTAGTCAACAATGGGGAAAGAACGGCAATGTAGTATAAAAAGCAGAGCTTATGCTGAACTAAGACCAGTGGCGAAAGAAATGGGTCTCCATAACCTGACTGTAGAGATAAAATAAACCTTTCTAATTGATTTATAAGGCAAATAAAAAATCCTATAGCATGAAATACCTTAGACAGATTTTTTTCCTCACAATAGGCATGCTGGTATTTGCCGGTTGTTCAAAAGTGCCGATCACCGGGCGCAAGCACCTTACTTTATTACCCAATGATATGATCCTCACCATGAGTATTGCAAGCTACCAGGACTTCCTTAAAGAACATCCGCCTTTGCCGGCTTCTGATAACCGCGTTGCCGGAGTCAGAAATGTAGGTAATAAAATCTCAGCAGGTGTTATTCAGTTCCTTCAGCAGAATGATATGAGTGATAAGATTAAAGATTATAGCTGGGAATTTAATGTCGTTGATGATAAAACAGTTAATGCATGGTGCATGCCCGGCGGGAAAATAGTCTTTTATACAGGGATTTTGCCGATTACACTGGATGACTTTGGTGTGGCAACGGTGATGGGGCACGAAGTGGCACATGCTGTCGCTGAACATGGCAATGAACGTATGACCGAACAGTTGGCAGTTTATCTTGGTGGTGTCACTCTCGATTATGCTTTGCAGAAAGAACCACAAATGACCAGGGATATCTTTCTTACAGCATATGGTGTTGGTTCTCAGCTAGGTGTTTTAGCATACTCCCGGAAACATGAATATGAAGCCGATAAGCTGGGAATGGTATTTATGGCTATGTCAGGCTTTGACCCTGCTAAAGCTATTGAATTCTGGCAGAGAATGAAATCTGCCGGTGGGCAAAAACCTCCTGAGTTCTTAAGTACCCACCCGAATGACGATAACCGAATTAAAGCTCTCCAGTCTTTTCTTCCTGAGGCAAAAAAATATTATAAAACAGGTCAGCTATCCCCCGGTGATAACAAACAACAACAAAAACCTGTGAAAACTGTTAAATTACATTAATTGGTATCGTAGTTTTAATTTATGGTTTTAAATTGAATATGACTGAACCGAGGTCAGTTATGAAAGATGCAACTGGACAAAGACGAAAATACATTTCAGGCAAATTACGGTAATCTTCTACATTCCTGTAAAAACTTCCTTGGTAACGACGATCTTCTGACCATTCAAAAAGCGTACGAACTGGCAGTGAAAATTTATGCTGGCCAGCAGGAAGAGTCAGGCGCTCCTTATATTTCACATGTTTTAGATGTCGCATTGATTGTTACTGAAGAAATAGGATTAAGCACCGTATCAATCGTCAGTGCACTTTTACATGATATTCTTAAATGCTCAGCTTACAAAGAAAGTGAACTTGAACATTTGTTTGGACAACAAATCTGCAAGATAGTTGTCAGCCTGACAAAAATTGCCGGTCTATCACCAGAAAGAACAACTGTTAATACCGAAAATTTTATCAGGTTTTTAGTGACAATGACAGGTGATGTTCGTGTCATCCTTATTAAACTCGCCGACCGTCTCTACTATATGCGGAATATTGACCGGCTGCCGGTTGATATTCAAAAGAAAATTGCCGGTGAGGCGTCCCTGCTGTATGCGCCGATCACCCATCGCCTGGGTCTTTATAATATAAAAACTGAATTGGAAGAACGTGCACTGAAATGTATTTATCCTGAAATATATCATTCACTTGAACGAAAGCTCGAGGAAACAACTTCTGCACGTGAAGCCTTTATTAACTCTTTTATCAAACCCATTGAAAAAGAATTAAGCCATCAGGATTTTAAGTGTGAGATTAAAGGCCGTTCAAAATCAATATCTTCAATCTGGAGTAAAATGAAAAAACAGAATGTCGATTTTGAAGAAGTCTATGATCTTTTTGCTGTCCGTATTATTTCTGAAAAGATCATGGAAGATGAGAAATCGGATTGCTGGAAAATATATTCAGTTGTCACAGACATTTATCAGCCCAATCCCAAACGGTTGCGTGACTGGATTACAACACCAAAGGCGAGCGGCTATGAATCTCTTCATACTACGGTCATCGGACCCGGGGGTCGATGGGTTGAGGTTCAAATACGGACACGGCGTATGGATGAAATAGCTGAACATGGAGGTGCTGCACATTGGCGCTATAAAGAGTCGGTTTTTGGTCTCAATAATGATGAATGGATGACTAGCATAAGGAAAAAACTCGAGGAGCCACTTTCTGATCATCCTGCATATCCGGATTCTTCAAAAATTGAATTATATTCACATGACATTTTTATTTTTACCCCGGCTGGCGATCTCAAAAAACTTCCGGCAGGTTCTACTATACTCGACTTCGCATACCATATTCATACCTCTATTGGAAATACTTGCTCAGGTGGAAAGGTGAATAAAAAGTTTGTCACACTTAAACATGTGTTGAAAAATGGTGATCAGGTCGAAATACTTACGTCCAAATCCCAGAAACCTAATCCGGAATGGTTAAATTTTGTTGTTTCCGCAAGGTCAAAGGCGAAAATTAAGAGAGCACTTAATGAGCAGACATATTATGATGCCAGTACCGGCAGAGATATCCTAATTCGAAAGCTCAACCAGTTGAAGCTTACTTTAGGCAATGAAACGATCAATGCACTTCTTGAATATTTTAAATTAGATAATCCCCTTGAGCTATATCATAAAGTGGCAAATGGATCTATCGATATTTCAGAAGTCAGAACCTGCTTTGAATCGATCACTCAGACTGCACAGGAAGTCAGGCAACACGAAGCCAGCACATTATCCTTACCGCTTGCGCCCCGGATTTTTGCCAGTGAAGAATTATTGGTCATTGATGGTAATGCTGATCTTAAAGATTATAGATTCGCTAAATGCTGTCATCCGGTTTATGGTGATAATGTTTTTGGATTTATTACCGTGGGGAAAGGTATTAAGATCCACCGCAGCGATTGTCCTAATGCTGATCAGATGCGGATCAGATACAGTTACCGCATCATTAAAGCTAAATGGCTATCCGATAGTGATGCCACACCCCACTTGGCGAGTCTTAAAATCACAGGGAAAGATGAATTGGGATTGATTAATAAAATCTCTGATCTTATCTCTGTTCAACTTAAGCTGAATCTTCGTTCTATTTCTTTTGAAACAAATGGAAATAAATTTGAAGGAAGCATACGGGTGTATGTCAAAGATGCCCGACAACTTGATTTTTTGATACGAAGATTGATGAAAGTCAAGGTAGTTGAAAAAGTGGTCAGAGCAACATAATATTTATGGATTGCTTGTCACAAAGTATAATATGTTTTAAATAAATATTTAATGATTATGAGAAATATTTCTGGAGATAAATTTATATATGATGATCAGATTTTGCCTGCCATAACTTATAGCCCATCTCTTTATGAACAGGGTGAAACATTATATGAAGTGACCGGCTTTCAAAATGGACATTTCTTTTTTCTTGACGACCACCTTGACAGGCTTGTAAATTCAGCTTCTATGGCCAATCTGAAACTTTGGTTGTCAAGGGAAGAAATTATCGCGAAATTCAATCAAATACTTATTATTAACCAAGTCAAAAATGGAAGTGTAAATATCATTTTCAACTTCTCAGATATTAAACATTGTATCGTATATTATATCGAACCTGCAAAGCTGACCGAAAAAGATTACAGCCACGGCGTGCCAGTTGGATTGCTTCATTCCGAGCGGCTGAATCCCAATATTAAATTCTATAATATGTCATTTCGCCGGCTCGCCGATAAAGCCATCATGGATAATAAAGTTACCGAGGTCATTCTAGTCGACAGGAATGGTTTGATTACTGAAGGCAGCCGTTCAAATGTCTTTTTAGTCCGAAATTCAGAAATTTATACCCCGCCTGTAGAAGATGTACTTCCTGGTATTACCAGGAAACACATTATAAGTATTTGTAAAAAGATGGATATAAATTTTATTGAAAAAAAAATTCCTCTTGAAGAACTCCCTGCATATCAGGGTCTA
This genomic stretch from Bacteroidota bacterium harbors:
- a CDS encoding OsmC family protein, which translates into the protein MSFEADIYGHKVIMDASDEAGGKGRGPRPKPLSLASLGGCTGMDVVSILDKMKAKPESFTLSVTAELSDDYPKIYKKIHIIYLLKGKNLSLDKVMKAVSLSQEKYCGVSAMLRKAAEISYEIKIEE
- a CDS encoding CoA pyrophosphatase gives rise to the protein MFNIFIDRLEEKLKEPLPGLFAHLKMASESRLKWIREMTDASLAMESSILILLFPDDHLIKTVFILRPDNSGVHSRQVSFPGGRHESCDITLFDTALREANEEIGVNISEIRILGHLTNLYIPPSNFNVFPVVGAISDKPAFRADENEVDRIIEVNLMDLLDDRNMIRKEIEVHNVKITVPCFELNGVTIWGATAMILSEFLEVVKTVINDQ
- a CDS encoding M48 family metallopeptidase, which gives rise to MKYLRQIFFLTIGMLVFAGCSKVPITGRKHLTLLPNDMILTMSIASYQDFLKEHPPLPASDNRVAGVRNVGNKISAGVIQFLQQNDMSDKIKDYSWEFNVVDDKTVNAWCMPGGKIVFYTGILPITLDDFGVATVMGHEVAHAVAEHGNERMTEQLAVYLGGVTLDYALQKEPQMTRDIFLTAYGVGSQLGVLAYSRKHEYEADKLGMVFMAMSGFDPAKAIEFWQRMKSAGGQKPPEFLSTHPNDDNRIKALQSFLPEAKKYYKTGQLSPGDNKQQQKPVKTVKLH
- a CDS encoding RelA/SpoT family protein codes for the protein MQLDKDENTFQANYGNLLHSCKNFLGNDDLLTIQKAYELAVKIYAGQQEESGAPYISHVLDVALIVTEEIGLSTVSIVSALLHDILKCSAYKESELEHLFGQQICKIVVSLTKIAGLSPERTTVNTENFIRFLVTMTGDVRVILIKLADRLYYMRNIDRLPVDIQKKIAGEASLLYAPITHRLGLYNIKTELEERALKCIYPEIYHSLERKLEETTSAREAFINSFIKPIEKELSHQDFKCEIKGRSKSISSIWSKMKKQNVDFEEVYDLFAVRIISEKIMEDEKSDCWKIYSVVTDIYQPNPKRLRDWITTPKASGYESLHTTVIGPGGRWVEVQIRTRRMDEIAEHGGAAHWRYKESVFGLNNDEWMTSIRKKLEEPLSDHPAYPDSSKIELYSHDIFIFTPAGDLKKLPAGSTILDFAYHIHTSIGNTCSGGKVNKKFVTLKHVLKNGDQVEILTSKSQKPNPEWLNFVVSARSKAKIKRALNEQTYYDASTGRDILIRKLNQLKLTLGNETINALLEYFKLDNPLELYHKVANGSIDISEVRTCFESITQTAQEVRQHEASTLSLPLAPRIFASEELLVIDGNADLKDYRFAKCCHPVYGDNVFGFITVGKGIKIHRSDCPNADQMRIRYSYRIIKAKWLSDSDATPHLASLKITGKDELGLINKISDLISVQLKLNLRSISFETNGNKFEGSIRVYVKDARQLDFLIRRLMKVKVVEKVVRAT
- a CDS encoding aminotransferase class IV is translated as MRNISGDKFIYDDQILPAITYSPSLYEQGETLYEVTGFQNGHFFFLDDHLDRLVNSASMANLKLWLSREEIIAKFNQILIINQVKNGSVNIIFNFSDIKHCIVYYIEPAKLTEKDYSHGVPVGLLHSERLNPNIKFYNMSFRRLADKAIMDNKVTEVILVDRNGLITEGSRSNVFLVRNSEIYTPPVEDVLPGITRKHIISICKKMDINFIEKKIPLEELPAYQGLFLTGTNVRVVPVNKVENIHFQADQPLIQDIRFAYSELIMRLTAD